From Kineosporia succinea, the proteins below share one genomic window:
- a CDS encoding ABC transporter substrate-binding protein produces MRTRAFAVLGLSTALALSACGSGSEGAVESGGLTPVNMAFEWTCEGTWAPVYSGIEQGIFEKNGVELSYDRGQGGSDTVPLVATGEFDVAELSAPPVIIGAGEELPLTVIGAASTVGPVTILAKEGITEPKDLEGHSLAVQTDQFEGGVWDAFVKATGIDESKVDVIPSDDATTTEFLGGKIDAMVIFYNTASTKEILDTLPDLEVIPMQKYVPTYGHTIVANNQWLGENKTAAKGFMTAFAESTKWVVDNQAEALKTLQAKCAEVDPEALEFSLDAYVANWKESTGGYGSFTEQGLTDTQKVLVDAGLATQVPVTDFSSQDYQPDSPVLP; encoded by the coding sequence ATGCGTACCCGAGCCTTTGCCGTCTTAGGTCTCAGCACCGCCCTCGCCCTGTCCGCCTGCGGTTCCGGCTCCGAGGGAGCCGTCGAGAGCGGCGGCCTCACCCCCGTCAACATGGCCTTCGAGTGGACGTGCGAGGGCACCTGGGCGCCCGTGTACTCCGGTATCGAGCAGGGCATCTTCGAGAAGAACGGGGTCGAGCTGAGTTACGACCGCGGCCAGGGCGGCTCGGACACCGTGCCGCTCGTGGCCACCGGTGAGTTCGACGTCGCCGAGCTGTCCGCCCCGCCGGTGATCATCGGTGCCGGCGAGGAACTCCCGCTCACCGTGATCGGCGCCGCGTCCACGGTCGGCCCGGTCACCATCCTGGCCAAGGAGGGCATCACCGAGCCGAAGGACCTGGAGGGTCACTCGCTGGCGGTGCAGACCGACCAGTTCGAGGGCGGCGTGTGGGACGCGTTCGTCAAGGCCACCGGCATCGACGAGAGCAAGGTCGACGTCATCCCCTCCGACGACGCGACCACCACCGAGTTCCTCGGCGGCAAGATCGACGCGATGGTGATCTTCTACAACACCGCCTCGACCAAGGAGATCCTCGACACGCTGCCCGATCTCGAGGTGATCCCGATGCAGAAGTATGTGCCGACCTACGGGCACACCATCGTGGCGAACAACCAGTGGCTGGGCGAGAACAAGACCGCGGCCAAGGGTTTCATGACGGCGTTCGCGGAGTCGACCAAGTGGGTCGTCGACAACCAGGCCGAGGCGCTGAAGACGCTGCAGGCCAAGTGCGCCGAGGTCGACCCGGAGGCCCTGGAGTTCAGCCTCGACGCGTACGTGGCGAACTGGAAGGAGTCCACCGGCGGCTACGGCAGCTTCACCGAGCAGGGCCTCACCGACACCCAGAAGGTGCTGGTGGACGCGGGTCTGGCCACGCAGGTGCCGGTCACGGACTTCAGCTCCCAGGACTACCAGCCGGATTCGCCGGTCCTGCCCTGA
- a CDS encoding aromatic ring-hydroxylating oxygenase subunit alpha, whose translation MSKRPLSRQALEAARRVLADVEGCTDPVATARLLPPEVYTGQDFWEFEKEAIFGREWLCIGHVNEIPEPGDQLPLTVLDEPIVMLRDQAGDVRVMSAVCQHRGQPLFGGLAGEGRDMASPCLNGKVMKCPYHNWTFDLEGRLAAAPSMTETVPVNRLRETIRLPQIRHEIFHGMVLINFDDNAEPLGLGVSRIDEELSTFGLDELVPMPAFVFENQQWNWKIHHDNALEPYHTSYVHRGVHEAAPAKNARFYPFEPGDNQVMHPTYLVDENAGLASTDGKRTTAIIPGLTDEQRRRVMFASIPPMLFSILQPTFVQLAFIYPKGPGAFDLRRVNLYPKSAVEEPGFHEAYEKFMERKALAIHQDAVTTAALQQGLGSRYAPRGPLSWMESNIPQLNQWLIERYRKAVTVDV comes from the coding sequence ATGAGTAAACGACCGCTGAGCCGGCAGGCCCTGGAAGCGGCCCGCCGCGTGCTCGCCGACGTCGAGGGCTGTACCGATCCGGTGGCCACCGCGCGGCTGCTGCCGCCGGAGGTGTACACCGGGCAGGACTTCTGGGAGTTCGAGAAGGAGGCGATCTTCGGGCGGGAGTGGCTGTGCATCGGCCACGTCAACGAGATCCCCGAACCGGGTGACCAGCTGCCGCTGACCGTGCTCGACGAGCCGATCGTGATGCTGCGTGACCAGGCCGGTGACGTGCGCGTGATGTCGGCCGTGTGCCAGCACCGTGGCCAGCCGCTGTTCGGCGGCCTGGCCGGGGAGGGACGCGACATGGCCTCACCCTGCCTCAACGGCAAGGTGATGAAATGCCCCTACCACAACTGGACGTTCGACCTCGAGGGCCGGCTCGCCGCCGCCCCCTCGATGACCGAGACGGTGCCGGTGAACCGGCTGCGCGAGACCATCCGCCTGCCCCAGATCCGGCACGAGATCTTCCACGGCATGGTCCTCATCAACTTCGACGACAACGCCGAGCCCCTGGGCCTGGGGGTCAGCCGGATCGACGAGGAGCTGTCCACGTTCGGCCTCGACGAGCTGGTGCCGATGCCCGCGTTCGTGTTCGAGAACCAGCAGTGGAACTGGAAGATCCACCACGACAACGCCCTTGAGCCGTACCACACCAGTTACGTGCACCGGGGCGTTCACGAGGCGGCCCCGGCCAAGAACGCGCGGTTCTACCCGTTCGAGCCCGGCGACAACCAGGTCATGCACCCGACCTACCTGGTCGACGAGAACGCGGGCCTGGCCTCGACGGACGGCAAGCGGACCACCGCGATCATCCCGGGCCTGACCGACGAGCAGCGCAGGCGGGTCATGTTCGCGTCCATCCCGCCGATGCTGTTCTCCATCCTGCAACCGACGTTCGTTCAGCTGGCCTTCATCTACCCCAAGGGACCGGGCGCTTTCGACCTGCGCCGGGTGAACCTCTACCCGAAGTCGGCGGTGGAGGAGCCCGGATTCCACGAGGCCTACGAGAAGTTCATGGAACGCAAGGCTCTCGCGATCCACCAGGACGCCGTCACCACCGCGGCCCTGCAGCAGGGGCTGGGCTCGCGGTACGCGCCCCGGGGTCCGCTGTCGTGGATGGAGTCGAACATCCCGCAGCTCAACCAGTGGCTGATCGAGCGTTACCGGAAGGCGGTCACCGTCGATGTCTGA
- a CDS encoding nuclear transport factor 2 family protein gives MSEIDALMARLDLLESREACLGLMTSYMAATDAETGKGEKVAALFTDDGQWESIGPNGNPGWAAQGHAALITKFDRNVERMPFSAHFVTNAAVEVTGDTATGQFMYFQACTYRGDQPLWIAGKYFNDFRRVEGRWLLSYMRVHNFFTTPFDQGWVKVPHMKTP, from the coding sequence ATGTCTGAGATCGATGCCCTGATGGCCCGTCTCGACCTGCTCGAGTCCCGTGAGGCCTGCCTGGGCCTGATGACGAGTTACATGGCCGCCACCGACGCCGAGACCGGCAAGGGGGAGAAGGTCGCGGCCCTGTTCACCGACGACGGCCAGTGGGAGTCCATCGGCCCGAACGGCAATCCGGGCTGGGCCGCCCAGGGGCACGCGGCCTTGATCACGAAGTTCGACCGCAACGTCGAGCGGATGCCGTTCTCGGCGCACTTCGTCACCAACGCGGCCGTCGAGGTCACCGGCGACACGGCCACCGGGCAGTTCATGTACTTCCAGGCCTGCACCTACCGTGGAGACCAGCCGCTGTGGATCGCGGGCAAGTACTTCAACGACTTCCGCCGGGTCGAGGGCCGCTGGCTGCTGTCGTACATGCGTGTGCACAACTTCTTCACCACCCCGTTCGATCAGGGATGGGTGAAGGTCCCCCACATGAAAACGCCTTAG
- a CDS encoding nuclear transport factor 2 family protein, with protein sequence MTQALQDRLDVGDLFARLSDLLDERRFEDAGTVYHPSVEVHSPRGDLHGLETVITRLSATSPADVRTQHVHGDIQVRVDGDRAEATANQLVYFYRDGEPPHTSAGLRSSSIAVRTADGWRITRMTITRRWQREH encoded by the coding sequence ATGACCCAGGCCCTCCAGGACCGGCTCGACGTCGGCGACCTGTTCGCGCGTCTGTCCGACCTGCTCGACGAACGCCGCTTCGAGGACGCCGGCACCGTGTATCACCCGTCCGTGGAGGTACATTCACCCCGCGGCGACCTGCACGGCCTCGAGACCGTGATCACCCGCCTGTCCGCGACCTCCCCGGCCGACGTCCGCACCCAGCACGTGCACGGCGACATCCAGGTCCGGGTCGACGGCGACCGGGCCGAGGCCACCGCCAACCAGCTCGTGTACTTCTACCGTGACGGCGAACCCCCGCACACGTCCGCCGGTCTGCGCTCCTCGTCGATCGCCGTGCGCACCGCCGACGGCTGGCGCATCACCCGCATGACCATCACCCGCCGATGGCAGCGGGAGCACTGA
- a CDS encoding MarR family winged helix-turn-helix transcriptional regulator, with the protein MDEIPDRLASRPTWLIGQLTLHGRRLLAEGWAEAGVKGYHYRLLATLEEFGPASQAQLGRRSRMDRSDVVAAVNALEELGFVHKTPDPDHGRRNRVMLTAAGAAQLRRLDPVVDRVQDELLGPLSAAERATLVRLLGQALRHHEPGEGE; encoded by the coding sequence ATGGACGAGATCCCCGACCGCCTGGCGAGCCGGCCGACCTGGCTGATCGGGCAGCTGACCCTGCACGGCCGGCGCCTGCTGGCCGAGGGGTGGGCCGAGGCCGGGGTGAAGGGGTACCACTACCGCCTGCTGGCGACCCTCGAGGAGTTCGGCCCGGCGAGTCAGGCGCAGCTCGGGCGGCGTTCCCGGATGGACCGCAGTGATGTCGTCGCCGCCGTGAACGCCCTCGAAGAGCTGGGTTTTGTGCACAAGACCCCCGATCCCGACCACGGCCGGCGCAACCGGGTGATGCTGACCGCAGCGGGCGCGGCTCAGCTGCGGCGTCTGGATCCCGTCGTCGACCGGGTGCAGGACGAACTGCTCGGGCCCCTGTCCGCGGCGGAGCGGGCGACCCTCGTGCGCCTGCTCGGCCAGGCCCTGCGCCATCACGAGCCCGGAGAAGGGGAATGA
- the panB gene encoding 3-methyl-2-oxobutanoate hydroxymethyltransferase codes for MANTEEPTPYGSTRPVPKRVRTHHLGEMKRRGEKFTMLTAYDMYTAQIFDEAGIDVLLVGDSAGNNVYGHRTSLPVTVDELIPLARAVAQNAKRALVMGDLPFGSYQGSPEQAWDTAARFMKEAGVAAVKLEGGAAMAPQIKRLTDGGIPVCAHIGFTPQYEHALGGYRVQGRGDASERVLADALAAQQAGAFCVLMEMVPAEVGAKVTAELDIPTIGIGAGNGTDGQVLVWQDAFGLNTGKLPRFVKQFADLRGELLKGVAAYTADVKAGTFPAPEHTF; via the coding sequence ATGGCGAACACCGAAGAACCCACCCCCTACGGAAGCACCCGGCCGGTCCCGAAGCGGGTGCGCACCCACCACCTGGGCGAGATGAAGCGCCGCGGTGAGAAGTTCACGATGCTCACCGCCTACGACATGTACACCGCGCAGATCTTCGACGAGGCCGGCATCGACGTGCTGCTCGTCGGAGACTCCGCGGGCAACAACGTCTACGGCCACCGCACCTCCCTGCCGGTCACCGTCGACGAGCTGATCCCGCTGGCCCGGGCCGTGGCCCAGAACGCGAAACGTGCGCTGGTGATGGGCGATCTGCCGTTCGGCTCCTACCAGGGCTCCCCCGAGCAGGCCTGGGACACCGCGGCCCGGTTCATGAAAGAGGCCGGGGTGGCCGCGGTCAAGCTCGAGGGCGGCGCCGCCATGGCCCCCCAGATCAAACGCCTGACCGACGGCGGCATCCCGGTCTGCGCGCACATCGGCTTCACCCCGCAGTACGAGCACGCGCTCGGCGGCTACCGGGTGCAGGGCCGCGGCGACGCGTCCGAGCGGGTGCTCGCCGACGCCCTGGCCGCCCAGCAGGCCGGTGCGTTCTGCGTGCTGATGGAGATGGTGCCGGCCGAGGTCGGCGCGAAAGTGACCGCCGAGCTGGACATCCCGACCATCGGCATCGGCGCGGGCAACGGCACCGACGGCCAGGTGCTGGTCTGGCAGGACGCGTTCGGCCTGAACACCGGCAAGCTCCCCCGCTTCGTGAAGCAGTTCGCCGACCTGCGCGGCGAGCTGCTCAAGGGGGTGGCGGCCTACACCGCCGACGTCAAGGCGGGCACGTTCCCCGCGCCCGAGCACACCTTCTGA
- a CDS encoding FadR/GntR family transcriptional regulator has translation MVDNSRGLDSAFGGTIKSSTAMAEVTRRLLDYIASGSLAEGDRLPPERQLATHMGVGRSAVREALAALEILGIVTVRPGSGTYLSGGTSELLPQTLSWGILLHSDKTRELIEVRQGLETQAALLAATRISDTSLTALREHTETMENSLGDYHRFVTADMLFHHELASGADNVLLRDTLQSVRSLIRVWVERALNDDDHARLTLAEHRAILAGLEAHDPIAAAEAMRRHMTSATERLLPTLDDESR, from the coding sequence GTGGTTGACAACTCACGCGGACTGGATTCCGCGTTCGGGGGCACGATCAAGAGCTCCACGGCGATGGCCGAAGTCACAAGACGCCTTCTGGACTACATAGCCAGTGGTTCGCTGGCCGAGGGTGACAGGTTGCCTCCCGAGCGTCAGCTCGCCACGCACATGGGCGTGGGGCGCTCGGCGGTGCGGGAAGCCCTGGCGGCGCTGGAGATCCTGGGCATCGTCACGGTGCGCCCGGGCTCGGGAACGTACCTGTCCGGCGGAACGTCCGAGCTGCTCCCCCAGACCCTGTCCTGGGGAATCCTGCTGCACTCGGACAAGACCCGGGAGCTCATCGAGGTCCGTCAGGGCCTGGAGACGCAGGCGGCGCTGCTGGCCGCGACGCGCATCAGCGACACGTCACTGACAGCGCTGCGCGAGCACACCGAGACGATGGAGAACAGCCTCGGCGACTACCACCGTTTCGTCACCGCGGACATGCTCTTCCACCACGAACTGGCCTCCGGCGCCGACAACGTCCTGCTGCGCGACACCCTCCAGAGCGTCCGCTCCCTCATCCGGGTCTGGGTCGAGCGCGCCCTCAACGACGACGACCACGCCCGGCTCACCCTGGCCGAGCACCGCGCGATCCTGGCCGGCCTCGAGGCCCACGACCCGATCGCCGCGGCCGAGGCGATGCGCCGGCACATGACCTCCGCGACCGAGCGCCTCCTGCCCACGCTCGACGACGAATCCCGCTAG
- a CDS encoding MFS transporter: MTTTSSDQSQSDVAKSAIKKVTVRLVPFVAVMFFINYLDRSAIGFAGPNGMEADLGLTAAQYGFASGIFFVGYILLEVPSNMALHKFGARVWLARIMITWGIVAVLFTWVNSYAQLSWLRFALGIAEAGFFPGAILYLSLWVPARYRARTLGLFYLAQPLTSIIGAPLAGWLMTHDGAFFGLEGWRFMFLMVGLPAVIMGVVAWFYLVDDPNKVKWLTPAEREWLTSELAAEAKDKAGADSTKESGHGLAALKTAFTTPRVWALAVIYFGFIYGLYTLAFFLPTIIGDFAEQYDTSFGLVQKGLITAIPYVPAAIVLYLVSQHVTRNGLKTYHIAVPAFTGAVSVPLALFAGSPALTIACIAVTACSIFAALPNFWTLPTQFLTGAAAAAGIALINTWGNLAGFAAPYVTGWIRDANDGDLKLAMFVVGAAMLLSCLTMLGLARSGRVDPAERVPVQAGH; the protein is encoded by the coding sequence ATGACGACGACGTCTTCCGATCAGTCGCAAAGCGACGTGGCCAAGTCGGCCATCAAGAAGGTCACGGTCCGGCTCGTGCCGTTCGTCGCCGTGATGTTCTTCATCAACTACCTGGACCGGTCCGCGATCGGCTTCGCCGGCCCCAACGGCATGGAAGCCGACCTGGGCCTGACGGCCGCGCAGTACGGATTCGCGTCCGGGATCTTCTTCGTCGGGTACATCCTGCTGGAAGTCCCCAGCAACATGGCCCTGCACAAGTTCGGCGCCCGGGTCTGGCTGGCCCGGATCATGATCACGTGGGGCATCGTCGCGGTGCTGTTCACCTGGGTGAACTCCTACGCCCAGCTCTCGTGGCTGCGGTTCGCCCTCGGTATCGCCGAGGCCGGGTTCTTCCCCGGCGCGATCCTGTACCTGAGCCTGTGGGTGCCGGCCCGTTACCGCGCCCGCACGCTCGGCCTGTTCTACCTGGCCCAGCCGCTCACCAGCATCATCGGCGCCCCGCTGGCCGGCTGGCTGATGACGCACGACGGGGCCTTCTTCGGCCTCGAGGGCTGGCGCTTCATGTTCCTCATGGTCGGTCTGCCCGCGGTGATCATGGGTGTCGTGGCCTGGTTCTACCTGGTCGACGACCCGAACAAGGTCAAGTGGCTGACCCCGGCCGAGCGCGAGTGGCTGACCAGCGAGCTCGCCGCCGAGGCCAAGGACAAGGCCGGCGCCGACTCGACCAAGGAGTCCGGCCACGGTCTGGCCGCCCTGAAGACGGCGTTCACCACGCCCCGCGTGTGGGCCCTGGCCGTCATCTACTTCGGCTTCATCTACGGCCTGTACACGCTCGCGTTCTTCCTGCCGACGATCATCGGTGACTTCGCCGAGCAGTACGACACCTCGTTCGGCCTGGTGCAGAAGGGCCTGATCACGGCCATCCCGTACGTGCCCGCCGCGATCGTGCTCTACCTGGTCTCGCAGCACGTCACCAGGAACGGCCTGAAGACGTACCACATCGCGGTTCCCGCCTTCACCGGCGCCGTGAGCGTGCCGCTGGCCCTGTTCGCCGGTTCGCCGGCGCTGACGATCGCCTGCATCGCCGTCACGGCCTGCTCGATCTTCGCGGCGCTGCCGAACTTCTGGACGCTGCCCACGCAGTTCCTCACCGGTGCCGCCGCCGCGGCCGGTATCGCCCTGATCAACACCTGGGGCAACCTGGCCGGTTTCGCCGCCCCCTACGTCACCGGCTGGATCCGGGACGCGAACGACGGCGACCTGAAGCTGGCGATGTTCGTCGTCGGCGCCGCGATGCTCCTGTCCTGCCTGACGATGCTGGGCCTGGCCCGCAGCGGCCGGGTCGACCCCGCCGAGCGCGTCCCGGTCCAGGCCGGGCACTGA
- a CDS encoding dihydroxyacetone kinase family protein → MTRLVNDPAAFADEMTEGFVAAHADRVCAVPGGVVRATEAPAGQVAVVIGGGSGHYPAFAGLVGPGLADGAVLGNVFASPSAQQVHSVGRAAERGGGILLSYGNYAGDCLNFDAATERLQGNGIAVRTVRVTDDIASAPVAERHKRRGIAGDLVVFKIAGAAAAKGHDLDQVTALAQRANDLTRTIGVAFSGCTLPGASEPLFTVPEGRMAVGLGIHGEPGLEEVELPSADGLARILVEKLLAELPEGVTARGGRAAVLLNGLGTVKHEELFVTYRKVAQLLEEAGITAVGPEVGELCTSFDMAGVSLTLAWLDAELEELWLAPADSPAFRRGSVVSGPRRSLVTASEDVEEIAPTTDESREAAAVLVDLLNAVENTIDTNVDELGRIDAIAGDGDHGIGMQRGIRAAAAAGREAYAAGAGAGSVLTTAADAWADRAGGTSGALWGLALRRIGMRIGDIDVPDTITLAEALHAAREGITETGGAQIGDKTLVDVLIPLDETFSAAAVSGASGLEAAGAAAEAGEKAAEGTSHLIPKAGRARTHAERSLGTPDAGAVSLSLVARTVHTTLTQ, encoded by the coding sequence ATGACTCGCTTGGTCAACGATCCGGCGGCCTTCGCCGACGAGATGACCGAGGGCTTCGTCGCCGCTCACGCCGACCGGGTGTGCGCCGTGCCCGGGGGCGTCGTTCGCGCCACCGAGGCCCCGGCCGGCCAGGTCGCCGTGGTCATCGGTGGCGGGTCGGGTCACTACCCCGCGTTCGCGGGACTGGTGGGCCCGGGTCTGGCCGACGGTGCCGTTCTCGGCAACGTGTTCGCGTCACCGTCGGCGCAGCAGGTGCACAGCGTCGGCCGGGCGGCCGAGCGGGGCGGGGGCATCCTGCTCAGCTACGGCAACTACGCCGGTGACTGCCTGAACTTCGACGCGGCGACGGAACGCCTGCAGGGCAACGGGATCGCCGTGCGGACGGTCCGGGTCACGGACGACATCGCCAGCGCCCCCGTCGCCGAGCGCCACAAGCGCCGCGGCATCGCGGGCGACCTGGTGGTCTTCAAGATCGCCGGGGCCGCCGCCGCGAAGGGCCACGACCTCGACCAGGTCACGGCCCTGGCCCAGCGGGCCAACGACCTCACCCGCACCATCGGCGTCGCGTTCTCCGGGTGCACGCTGCCCGGGGCGTCCGAGCCGCTGTTCACCGTGCCGGAGGGCCGCATGGCGGTCGGGCTGGGCATCCACGGTGAGCCGGGTCTGGAAGAGGTCGAGCTGCCCAGCGCCGACGGCCTCGCCCGGATCCTGGTGGAGAAGCTGCTGGCCGAGCTGCCCGAGGGTGTGACGGCCCGCGGTGGCCGGGCCGCGGTGCTGCTCAACGGCCTCGGCACGGTCAAGCACGAAGAGCTCTTCGTGACCTACCGCAAGGTGGCGCAGCTGCTCGAGGAGGCCGGCATCACCGCCGTCGGCCCCGAGGTGGGCGAGCTGTGCACCAGTTTCGACATGGCCGGGGTCTCGCTGACCCTCGCCTGGCTGGACGCCGAGCTGGAGGAACTGTGGCTCGCGCCCGCCGACAGCCCGGCGTTCCGGCGGGGTTCCGTGGTCTCGGGTCCTCGTCGCTCGTTGGTGACGGCCTCTGAGGATGTCGAGGAGATCGCCCCCACCACCGACGAGTCCCGCGAAGCAGCCGCGGTTCTCGTCGATCTCCTGAACGCGGTCGAGAACACCATCGACACCAATGTCGACGAGCTGGGCCGCATCGACGCGATCGCCGGGGACGGCGACCACGGCATCGGCATGCAGCGCGGGATCCGCGCGGCCGCGGCCGCCGGACGCGAGGCCTACGCGGCCGGGGCGGGTGCCGGCTCGGTGCTCACCACTGCCGCCGACGCCTGGGCCGACCGCGCCGGGGGTACCTCCGGGGCGCTGTGGGGGCTGGCCCTGCGCCGCATCGGCATGCGCATCGGCGACATCGACGTGCCCGACACGATCACCCTGGCCGAGGCCCTGCACGCCGCCCGCGAGGGCATCACCGAGACCGGGGGCGCGCAGATCGGTGACAAGACGCTGGTCGACGTGCTCATCCCGCTCGACGAGACCTTCAGTGCGGCAGCTGTTTCCGGTGCTTCCGGTCTGGAGGCCGCCGGTGCCGCCGCCGAGGCCGGCGAGAAGGCCGCCGAGGGCACCAGCCACCTGATCCCCAAGGCCGGTCGCGCCCGCACCCACGCCGAGCGCAGTCTCGGCACCCCCGACGCCGGTGCGGTCTCGCTCAGCCTGGTCGCCCGCACCGTTCACACCACCCTCACCCAGTAA
- a CDS encoding ribose-5-phosphate isomerase, with protein MSKLRIVVGADEAGFDYKEALKADLLASGLVDSVVDVAESRDEPYPDVAIAAGQLIASGQADRALLVCGTGLGVAIAANKVPGIRAVTAHDSFSVERSILSNNAQVLTFGQRVVGLELARRLAKEWLTYTFDDSSASAGKVSRISAYEDANAK; from the coding sequence ATGAGCAAGCTCCGCATCGTGGTCGGCGCCGACGAGGCCGGTTTCGACTACAAGGAAGCCCTGAAGGCCGATCTGCTGGCCAGCGGCCTGGTCGACTCGGTCGTCGACGTGGCCGAGAGCCGCGACGAGCCGTACCCGGACGTGGCCATCGCCGCCGGTCAGCTCATCGCCTCGGGCCAGGCCGACCGCGCGCTGCTGGTGTGCGGCACCGGTCTGGGCGTGGCCATCGCGGCCAACAAGGTTCCCGGCATCCGCGCCGTCACCGCGCACGACAGCTTCTCGGTGGAGCGCTCGATCCTGAGCAACAACGCGCAGGTGCTGACCTTCGGCCAGCGCGTGGTCGGCCTGGAGCTGGCCCGCCGCCTCGCCAAGGAGTGGCTGACCTACACGTTCGACGACTCCTCGGCCTCCGCCGGCAAGGTCAGCCGGATCAGCGCCTACGAGGACGCCAACGCCAAATGA
- a CDS encoding triose-phosphate isomerase family protein — protein MSRTFGVSLKMYMGYDQTLRWCRDVAATCGDHPVLQDGSTRLFIAPTFPAVPAAREIFRGTPIAVGAQNLAEADSGAFTGEVGGPVLREAGALYVEVGHAERRRLYGEDENVVAAKTAAALRNGLVPVLCIGEPEPVSAEEAAAECVRQLVSALQTSDRRGLGGNVVVAYEPIWAIGAAEPAGDGHISAVCAALREAIAKRPGHPDSNVIYGGSAGPGLYSRLGGSVDGVFLGRFAHDPQALKAVLDEGLAA, from the coding sequence ATGAGCCGGACCTTCGGCGTGAGCCTCAAGATGTACATGGGCTACGACCAGACGCTGCGCTGGTGCCGGGACGTGGCCGCCACCTGCGGTGACCACCCGGTGCTGCAGGACGGCTCGACGCGGCTGTTCATCGCCCCGACCTTCCCGGCGGTGCCGGCGGCGCGGGAGATCTTCCGCGGCACGCCGATCGCGGTCGGCGCGCAGAACCTGGCCGAGGCCGACTCCGGTGCGTTCACCGGCGAGGTCGGCGGTCCGGTGCTGCGCGAGGCCGGAGCCCTGTACGTCGAGGTGGGTCACGCCGAACGGCGCCGTCTGTACGGTGAGGACGAGAACGTCGTCGCCGCGAAGACCGCGGCCGCGCTGCGCAACGGCCTGGTGCCGGTGCTGTGCATCGGTGAGCCCGAGCCGGTTTCGGCCGAGGAGGCCGCCGCCGAGTGCGTGCGTCAGCTGGTCAGCGCCCTGCAGACCAGCGACCGGCGGGGTCTGGGCGGCAACGTCGTCGTGGCCTACGAGCCGATCTGGGCGATCGGCGCCGCGGAACCGGCCGGGGACGGGCACATCTCGGCCGTCTGCGCGGCCCTGCGCGAGGCGATCGCCAAGCGTCCCGGGCACCCCGACAGCAACGTGATCTACGGCGGCAGCGCCGGCCCGGGTCTGTACTCGCGGCTCGGCGGCAGCGTGGACGGCGTGTTCCTGGGCCGTTTCGCGCACGACCCGCAGGCACTGAAGGCCGTACTGGACGAAGGGCTGGCAGCATGA
- a CDS encoding sugar phosphate isomerase/epimerase family protein, which yields MSTTIGLSTYSFFWQWHAETVAEPITLTGMIDKTAALGATLLQICDYPLIESYTDEELRILKAYGDSKGVTFELGTRGVTPEHLALYLRLAQALDVTLVRSMLYTATSRPTASEAEQMLKDAVVGYEAVGVTLALETYEQVSSSVLVDIVTAVGSPNLGICLDPANCVAALEHPADVVRRTAPLVKNIHVKDFSFSRRDGWVGFTLASCPLGEGQLDYHGMIAAVGPAEKNINQIIEHWVPWQGDSATTIALEDAWTSKNLETLRSYAK from the coding sequence ATGAGCACGACGATCGGCCTGAGCACCTACTCGTTCTTCTGGCAGTGGCACGCGGAGACCGTGGCCGAGCCGATCACGCTCACCGGCATGATCGACAAGACCGCCGCGCTGGGTGCCACCCTGCTGCAGATCTGCGACTACCCGCTGATCGAGTCGTACACCGACGAGGAACTGAGAATCCTCAAGGCGTACGGTGACTCGAAGGGTGTCACGTTCGAGCTCGGCACCCGCGGGGTCACCCCCGAGCACCTGGCGCTGTACCTGCGCCTGGCGCAGGCGCTGGACGTGACCCTGGTGCGCAGCATGCTCTACACGGCCACCTCGCGTCCCACTGCTTCCGAAGCGGAACAGATGCTTAAGGACGCGGTGGTCGGGTACGAGGCGGTGGGTGTCACTCTCGCTCTGGAGACGTACGAGCAGGTGTCCTCCTCTGTCCTCGTCGACATCGTGACCGCGGTCGGCTCGCCGAACCTCGGCATCTGCCTGGACCCGGCCAACTGCGTGGCCGCCCTCGAGCACCCGGCCGACGTGGTGCGCCGCACCGCGCCCCTGGTGAAGAACATTCACGTGAAGGACTTCTCGTTCAGCCGTCGTGACGGCTGGGTCGGCTTCACCCTGGCCTCCTGCCCGCTGGGTGAGGGGCAGCTGGACTACCACGGCATGATCGCCGCCGTCGGCCCGGCCGAGAAGAACATCAACCAGATCATCGAGCACTGGGTGCCGTGGCAGGGAGACAGCGCCACGACCATCGCGCTCGAAGACGCCTGGACCTCTAAAAATCTGGAAACCCTGAGGAGTTACGCGAAATGA